In Felis catus isolate Fca126 chromosome E1, F.catus_Fca126_mat1.0, whole genome shotgun sequence, the following proteins share a genomic window:
- the NMT1 gene encoding glycylpeptide N-tetradecanoyltransferase 1 — translation MADESETAVKPPAPPLPQMMEGNGNGHEHCSDCENEEDNSYSRGGLSPANDTGAKKKKKKQKKKKEKGNETDSAQDQPVKMNSLPAERIQEIQKAIELFSVGQGPAKTMEEASKRSYQFWDTQPVPKLGEVVNTHGPVEPDKDNIRQEPYTLPQGFTWDALDLGDRGVLKELYGLLNENYVEDDDNMFRFDYSPDFLLWALRPPGWLPQWHCGVRVVSSRKLVGFISAIPANIHIYDTEKKMVEINFLCVHKKLRSKRVAPVLIREITRRVHLEGIFQAVYTAGVVLPKPVGTCRYWHRSLNPRKLIEVKFSHLSRNMTMQRTMKLYRLPETPKTAGLRPMEKKDIPVVHQLLTRYLKQFHLTPVMSQEEVEHWFYPQENIIDTFVVENANGEVTDFLSFYTLPSTIMNHPTHKSLKAAYSFYNVHTQTPLLDLMSDALVLAKMKGFDVFNALDLMENKTFLEKLKFGIGDGNLQYYLYNWKCPSMGAEKVGLVLQ, via the exons TGGTTTGAGTCCAGCCAATGACACTGgagccaaaaagaagaaaaagaaacaaaaaaagaagaaagagaaaggcaatgaGACAGATTCAGCCCAGGATCAGCCTGTGAAG ATGAACTCTTTGCCAGCAGAGAGGATCCAGGAAATACAGAAAGCCATTGAACTGTTTTCAGTGGGTCAGGGACCTGCCAAAACCATGGAGGAGGCTAGCAAGCGAAGCTACCAGTTCTGGGACACGCAGCCTGTCCCCAAACTGG GAGAAGTGGTGAACACCCATGGCCCCGTGGAGCCTGACAAAGACAACATCCGCCAGGAGCCCTACACCCTGCCCCAGGGCTTCACCTGGGATGCCTTGGACCTGGGGGACCGCGGTGTG CTGAAAGAACTCTATGGCCTCCTGAATGAGAACTACGTGGAGGATGATGACAATATGTTCCGGTTCGACTACTCCCCGGACTTTCTGCTGTG GGCTCTCcggccgcctggctggctccctcaGTGGCACTGCGGGGTTCGAGTGGTCTCAAGTCGGAAACTGGTTGGGTTCATCAGTGCCATCCCAGCAAACATCCACATCTATGACAC agAGAAGAAGATGGTGGAGATCAACTTCCTGTGTGTCCACAAGAAGCTGCGCTCCAAGAGGGTGGCTCCGGTCCTGATCCGGGAGATAACCCGGCGAGTTCACCTGGAGGGCATCTTCCAAGCTGTTTACACTGCCGGCGTGGTATTACCAAAGCCTGTTGGCACCTGCAG GTACTGGCATCGGTCCCTAAACCCTCGGAAGCTGATTGAAGTGAAGTTCTCCCACCTGAGCAGAAATATGACCATGCAGCGTACCATGAAGCTCTACCGACTGCCAGAG ACTCCCAAGACAGCTGGACTGCgaccaatggaaaaaaaggacaTTCCAGTAGTGCACCAGCTCCTCACCAGGTACCTGAAGCAGttccacctcacaccggtcatgAGCCAGGAGGAAGTGGAGCACTGGTTCTACCCCCAGGAGAATATCATAGACACTTTTGTGgtggag AATGCAAACGGTGAAGTGACAGATTTCCTGAGCTTTTATACACTTCCCTCCACCATTATGAATCACCCAACCCACAAGAGTCTAAAGGCTGCTTATTCTTTCTACAACGTCCACACCCAGACCCCTCTTCTAGACCTCATGAGCGACGCCCTTGTTCTCGCCAAAATG AAAGGGTTTGACGTGTTCAATGCCCTGGATCTCATGGAGAACAAAACCTTTCTGGAGAAGCTCAAGTTTGGCATAGGGGACGGCAACTTGCAGTATTACCTTTACAACTGGAAGTGCCCCAGCATGGGGGCAGAGAAG GTTGGGCTGGTGTTACAGTAA